CCTTCGAGCGCTGAATTCAACGAGCGTACCCGTCGGGCGAGCACCCGCGGGTACTCCACCATGACCGAACCCGACCACGAACAGCGCGAGCGCTGTTCGGAGCTGACCGTGGTACAGCTTCGCATCATCAAGATCGTCCTGTCGATCGTCGCGACGCTGCTCGCGATCTGGCAGGGCCTCTAGAGGCGCCGATAGCGGCCGCCCGATTCGGTGAGTTCGCCCGCTCGAACCAGTCTTTCGAGCGCGCGCTCGACGTAGCTCTCGGGAACGCCCCGGGCGGTGGCGTAGGTGACGACGTCCTCCTCGGACGGGTTCTCGCGTTGCTCGACCGCCGCGAGGACGATCTCCTTACGACTTCGCGAGCCGGTCTCGGTAGCGCTCGCCGCGGCCGCCTCGTCGGCATCGACCCCGACGCCGTCGAGCAGTTCGTCGTCGTCGACGACGGGTCGTTCGACCTGCGAGTCGAGGTCCGAAAAGGAGTCGACCGCCGCGAAGGCGTCGGCGTGGCCGCTGCGACTGGCGAGCATCGAGGCACGGACCTCCCGTGCGTGGTCCGGGTCGTCCGTCTCGACGAACTTCTTCAGTTTCGCGTACCGGTGGGTCCTGCCACAGCCCGGACACCGGGCGGTCTCCTGGCGACCCTCGAGGATCCAGAGGGCGCTACAGGCCGAACAGCCGACGACGGCGTACATACCCCCCGAAGGGGAGGACGGGTGTTGAACCCTCGGCCTATAAGCCGTCCGGAAGGGAAGGGGCAATATGGAGCGCGTTCCACTGGCGGAGACGACCGAAGCGGTCGAGGACGTTTTCCTCGCACAACTGGCCGCGGGCGAGGAGATGAGCGTCCAGCACTTCGAGTTCGAACCCGGCGCGGCGGTGCCGAGCCACGACCACCACCACGAGCAGACGGGGTTCGTCTACGAGGGGGAGTTGACCTTCCTGTTGGAGGACGGCGAGGAGACGGTGAGCGCCGGCGAGTCGTACGTGCTCGCGGGCGGGGAGGTCCACGGCGCGGAGAACCGCGGCGAGGAGGTGGTTCGGGGCGTCGATGTCTTCAGTCCGCCGCGGCCCAACCCCGACTGGGCCGAGTGAGCGCAAGCACAGCCCTTTTTCTGCTGACCCTCCAGTACCGAACCACACGCTCATCAATGGGGATCGCCGAGACATCATCCATGAACAAGGAGGAACGCCAACTCGATCGGTTCGTACGGGAGCATGGGGAGGACGGGGCGACGTTCGCGCCGACGAGCGTCGAGGAGGCGATCGGGGGGTCGTTCGTCGAGACCGACGAGATCGAGTCGATACAGGAGAAGGTACGCCGGTGGCTCGACGTCCCCCGACCGGTCCACGTCGTCGGCCCGACCGGCTGTGGGAAGACGGCGCTGGCGCTGTCGGTCGCGGCCGCCCGCGACCGGCCGGTCGTCTGGATCAACGGCGACGAACTGATCGACACCGGGTCGCTGGTCGGCGAGCGCTCGGGAAAGGCCCAGTACAAGGAACGCGACAACTTCGTCTCGGGCGTCATGAAGAAGAAGTCGATCGTCCGGGACCGCTGGGTCGACAACCCGCTGTCGGTCGCCGTCCAGAACGGCGCGACGCTCGTCTACAACGAGTTCTCCAGAACCAAGCCCGCCGCCCACAACGTCCTGCTCTCGGTGTTCGAGGAGGGCGTCCTCGACCGACCGGGCCAGCGCGGCGAGGACCGCATCGTCGAGGTCGACCCGGAGTTCCGGGCGATCTTCACCTCGAACTCGACGGAGTACGCCGGGGTACATCGCCCGCAGGACGCGCTGCTCGATCGGCTGATCGGCGTCCACCTCGACTACTACGACCGCGAGACCGAGGTCGCGATCGTCTCGACGCGCGTGGACGACCTCGACGACGAGGCCATCGAGGAGGTCGTCGACATCGTGCGCGAACTCCGGGACCGACTCGACCTCCACGTCGGCACGCGCGCGGCGGTCATGATCGCGGAGGGACTGGTCGCCTTCGGCGAGGACGCGCTGGTGGAGGTCTGCGTCGACGTCCTCGGGTCGAAGGCCGAATCGCTCGAGGAGGTCGAGTCGATGCGCGAGGAGATCGAGGACGCCGTCTGAACGGTTCTGGCGGGTCGAAACGAAGCAGAACGCAAAACAGCCGAGCCAATGCGACCGTTCTGACTGCGTAGAACCGGCGTAGGCCAATTCTTCGATGTCTTCCGAGTTTCGCTCGGGGGTCGGAGAAACGGGCTAGGCCAGTTCCTCGATGTTCTCACGGCGATGCCCTGAGCGTCCACCAGTTGGCCGTTAGGCCAACTGTTCGATGTTGTCGGATTCCGACGGAATCCGACTGCCCGAAGAGCTCGCCTTAGGCGAGCTCTTCGATGTTCTCGACGATCGCCTCGGCGAAC
The DNA window shown above is from Halalkalicoccus sp. NIPERK01 and carries:
- a CDS encoding DUF5817 domain-containing protein produces the protein MYAVVGCSACSALWILEGRQETARCPGCGRTHRYAKLKKFVETDDPDHAREVRASMLASRSGHADAFAAVDSFSDLDSQVERPVVDDDELLDGVGVDADEAAAASATETGSRSRKEIVLAAVEQRENPSEEDVVTYATARGVPESYVERALERLVRAGELTESGGRYRRL
- a CDS encoding cupin domain-containing protein → MERVPLAETTEAVEDVFLAQLAAGEEMSVQHFEFEPGAAVPSHDHHHEQTGFVYEGELTFLLEDGEETVSAGESYVLAGGEVHGAENRGEEVVRGVDVFSPPRPNPDWAE
- the gvpN gene encoding gas vesicle protein GvpN, which translates into the protein MNKEERQLDRFVREHGEDGATFAPTSVEEAIGGSFVETDEIESIQEKVRRWLDVPRPVHVVGPTGCGKTALALSVAAARDRPVVWINGDELIDTGSLVGERSGKAQYKERDNFVSGVMKKKSIVRDRWVDNPLSVAVQNGATLVYNEFSRTKPAAHNVLLSVFEEGVLDRPGQRGEDRIVEVDPEFRAIFTSNSTEYAGVHRPQDALLDRLIGVHLDYYDRETEVAIVSTRVDDLDDEAIEEVVDIVRELRDRLDLHVGTRAAVMIAEGLVAFGEDALVEVCVDVLGSKAESLEEVESMREEIEDAV